In one window of Brassica rapa cultivar Chiifu-401-42 chromosome A07, CAAS_Brap_v3.01, whole genome shotgun sequence DNA:
- the LOC103828827 gene encoding uncharacterized protein LOC103828827 encodes MLDRVLEGQQNLTVDFNGKIDSVYNNLNTKFETLSTNVKKLAMQVVRTGEAVKRQEALAMGVKDDAMKHHVNAITDDDFWQVVKHEKLQEGDFEQDTHIHPTLFMSTSIGKLSQPSINNERPPPINNLQYPSIDDYLSHSECSCQRSISHGSLHSGQNLQLTHQRPPVHIQKMHQSLCKLIRIRWGRILRKRKEEVAKNLKRGANEKKMDNFLKRFLRIPLEKPFEEVYFTHILWMFFRETKETEEDIRRMFHEARDKMKNRITLKKKSYPGKFAIPCLVKGIEFRHALCNTRASVSILPRVMADHLGLKVEPSKESFTFVDWSQRNCQRP; translated from the exons ATGCTTGATAGGGTCCTTGAAGGACAGCAGAACCTGACGGTGGACTTCAATGGGAAGATTGATTCTGTCTACAACAACCTGAACACAAAGTTTGAGACTCTGAGCACTAATGTGAAGAAGCTTGCGATGCAAGTAGTTCGGACAGGAGAAGCTGTTAAGAGGCAAGAAGCCTTAGCAATGGGGGTAAAAGATGATGCAATGAAGCACCACGTGAATGCCATCacagatgatgatttctggcaagtggtgaagcATGAGAAGCTGCAAGAAGGAGATTTCGAA CAAGACACCCACATCCACCCAACCCTATTTATGTCAACATCGATCGGCAAACTGAGCCAGCCATCGATCAACAACGAGAGACCACCACCGATCAACAACCTCCAGTACCCATCGATCGACGATTACCTCTCACATTCCGAGTGCAGTTGCCAAAGATCAATATCGCACGGATCATTGCACTCAGGCCAAAACCTTCAGCTGACCCACCAGAGACCACCAGTACACATTCAGAAGATGCACCAGAGCCTATGCAAGTTGATAAGAATCCGATGGGGGAGAATATTGAGGAAGAGAAAGGAAGAGGTTGCTAAGAATCTGAAGAGGGGAGCTAATGAGAAGAAGATGGACAATTTTCTTAAGCGATTCCTTAGGATTCCACTGGAGAAACCATTCGAGGAAGTCTACTTCACCCACAtattgtggatgttcttcagagagacCAAGGAAACTGaagaggacattaggagaatgttccACGAAGCAAGAGATAAGATGAAGAATAGGATtacactgaagaagaagagttatcctgggaagtttgcaataccatgtcTGGTGAAGGGTATTGAGTTCCGACATGCATTATGCAACACAAGAGCATCAGTCAGCATTCTACCTAGGGTTATGGCAGACCATCTAGGTCTGAAGGTAGAGCCCTCCAAGGAATCGTTCACTTTTGTGGATTGGTCTCAGAGGAATTGTCAGAGACCTTGA